Sequence from the Ignavibacteria bacterium genome:
TTGCTGTGTTCGACCGAAAAAATCGTCGAACATACTTCCGCCGAATGATTGCGAAAAAACATCGCCGAACATTGAGAAAATATCGTTGATATTGACGTTCTGAAAATCGTGAACATCTTGACCGAATCGCATTCCTTGATGTCCAAAACGGTCGTATCGCGCGCGTTTGTCTCCATCGCTGAGAACTTCGTACGCTTCTGCCGCTTCTTTGAATTTGTGTTCTGCGTCTTTATCGTTCGGATTTCTATCGGGATGAAATTTCATCGCCATTTGCCGATACGCTTTTTTTATTTCATCCTGCGATGCGGATTTTGAAATACCGAGTATTTCGTAGTAATCGCGTTGTGTCATACGATGATTTCCGTTGAAATATTTTCCTGTGGTTGTTCCGTTGTTGCAATTTCATTTTCCGCAACAATGACTTTTGAATGGCGTAATACTTTATCGTACACCATATAACCCTTCATCACTTCTTCAACAATGATATGATGTGCAACGTCGTTACGGGGAACGGATAATAAGACATCGTGCAACTTGACGTCAAATTCTTTGCCGACGGAATCAAAACTTTTTACGCCGTTGGCATCGAGCAATTTGTTGAGTTTGCTGAATATCAATTCTATTCCTGCGTAGAATGTGTCGAAGTTTGTATGCTCTTTTCCTGCTTGCAATGAACGTGCAACATCATCAACAATCGGAAGAATTTCGAAGAGCAATCGTTCTTTTGCGTATTTGATGATTTGCGATTTTTCTTCTTCGATGCGTCGTTTATAGTTTTCGAACTCAGCGGCTTTTCTTAACAGTTGGTCTTTGAGTTTTACAATGTTGTTTCCTGCCTCATTGAGTTGTGTTTGCAAAATTTCGGGTTGCTGTTGCATGTTTTGCGATTCTTCGGTACTCTGCTCTTCTGCTTTCGAGAGATGTTCGTTGAAATTTTCTGTATCCATTATGAGTTTTTTAAAATGTGTTTTTGGAGAGATAGATAGTTGTTATGAAAGCAATTTTGAAACATTAGAAGATAAAAATTCTACAAGTGGAACAACTCGCGCATAATCCATTCGTCTTGGTCCAATGATTCCGATGCGTCCGGCAACATCGCCGAAAACATATTGTCCCGAAACGACTCCGTAATCCGATAATCGCTCATCGCCTAATTCGTCGCCGAGCGCAACAGTTACGGATTTAGTTTCGGAAGAACTCTCATTGATTTCCAAAACGTGAACAATCATTTCTTCATTGTTCATCAAATCCACAACACTGCGGAATTTTTTTGGGTTGAAAAATTCCGGTTGCGAAAGGATATTTGTTGTTCCGCTGATGTGCAGTTTTTCCGAAATTTTTGTCTCGTTGAAAATTTTATCTACAGAATCAATAAACAAACGTATCAATCCTTTTTCTTCGTTGTGAATATCGCGAAAACGTTCTGTAATTGTTTCACGCACTTGGAACAATGTTAACCCCGAAAGCCGCTCGTTGATTTCCGAAGTCAATGAATCGAGATACGAA
This genomic interval carries:
- a CDS encoding nucleotide exchange factor GrpE, with translation MDTENFNEHLSKAEEQSTEESQNMQQQPEILQTQLNEAGNNIVKLKDQLLRKAAEFENYKRRIEEEKSQIIKYAKERLLFEILPIVDDVARSLQAGKEHTNFDTFYAGIELIFSKLNKLLDANGVKSFDSVGKEFDVKLHDVLLSVPRNDVAHHIIVEEVMKGYMVYDKVLRHSKVIVAENEIATTEQPQENISTEIIV
- the hrcA gene encoding heat-inducible transcription repressor HrcA — translated: MAEKLTQREKDILRFVIDDFIETATPIGSKYVTKQHNLDLSPATIRNVMADLESLGLIDHPYTSAGRVPTDKGFRFYIESLMELKKLSEEEQSTIHSQLNDANTSEEMFHEASKLLGTISRQLSVVTSPQLATGVLERIELVSLSSTKLMVIVSMRSGIVKTIMFEVASEISRSYLDSLTSEINERLSGLTLFQVRETITERFRDIHNEEKGLIRLFIDSVDKIFNETKISEKLHISGTTNILSQPEFFNPKKFRSVVDLMNNEEMIVHVLEINESSSETKSVTVALGDELGDERLSDYGVVSGQYVFGDVAGRIGIIGPRRMDYARVVPLVEFLSSNVSKLLS